The following are encoded together in the Candidatus Omnitrophota bacterium genome:
- a CDS encoding response regulator — protein MRHVKELSERNIAVVSGSHSIGDAVRMVDGKEIDYLVVKFRGEIKGIIPLRHIIGYPSSRLLADCPVTAVEKIPDSVSAQEALKLMDNKKAEISLLMGKNNEPLSVIKREKIIAYLSTGNELKKLYDEKKEYEFIVNNSKELMTIIDRNYTYTAANDAYCRAHGRKREEIVGKTIAEIWGRETFERKIKNYIDRALNGEEVHYSEAFEFSASPTRYFDVSYYPYKRRNSEISYLVTVTRDITEQDKMQKKMLQQSRLAGVGRLAAGVAHELNNPLTTIVSLNDLISLTAEDRLNDDDKKNLAIIKKESLRMKKIILSLLSLSREKKMPNKNFYNIEEIIDEAIGLANIKAEGIFMKREKGQLSNINIDREEVLGALLNIIINGIYAMKDIKKRTFKITTIFDKKRNEIAIDIEDNGEGIDETVIKKIFDPFFTTKPVNVGTGLGLSEVYGVMQKHGGSVEVKSAKGKGTSIVLRFPCKEKLRGLNQSPCIYRMLVIDDDIQLLSFVRKALEMTGRYEVFTAGDGFSGAKILHSNNFDVIVLDIRLPGHDGYNLCAEIKSYDAAIKILAITGDGREGVREKILAAGADGFLQKPFKGEELEKEINSVLNNISVNGGLK, from the coding sequence ATGAGACACGTTAAAGAACTATCAGAAAGGAATATCGCGGTGGTTTCCGGCTCTCACAGCATCGGTGACGCGGTCAGGATGGTTGACGGCAAAGAAATTGATTATCTTGTAGTAAAGTTCAGGGGAGAAATAAAAGGAATAATACCGCTGCGGCATATTATAGGATATCCTTCTTCAAGATTACTGGCGGACTGTCCTGTAACGGCTGTTGAAAAAATACCTGATTCAGTTTCGGCACAAGAAGCTCTTAAATTGATGGACAATAAAAAGGCGGAAATTTCCCTGCTTATGGGTAAGAATAATGAACCCTTGTCAGTTATAAAACGGGAGAAGATTATCGCGTACCTTTCAACGGGCAATGAACTGAAGAAACTGTATGATGAAAAAAAAGAATACGAATTCATCGTTAATAATTCAAAAGAATTAATGACGATAATTGACCGTAATTATACATACACGGCGGCCAATGACGCGTATTGCCGCGCGCACGGCAGAAAGAGGGAAGAAATCGTGGGTAAAACCATCGCGGAGATATGGGGCAGGGAGACTTTTGAAAGAAAAATAAAAAATTATATTGACCGGGCTTTAAACGGCGAGGAAGTTCATTACAGCGAAGCTTTCGAATTCTCAGCATCGCCAACCCGCTACTTTGATGTGTCCTACTACCCGTATAAACGGAGAAATTCTGAAATCAGTTATCTCGTCACTGTTACCCGTGATATTACCGAACAGGATAAAATGCAGAAAAAAATGTTACAGCAGTCAAGGCTGGCGGGGGTGGGCCGTCTTGCCGCCGGCGTTGCTCATGAATTAAATAATCCGCTGACCACAATAGTTTCGCTGAATGACCTTATTTCACTGACTGCCGAAGACAGGTTAAATGATGATGATAAGAAAAATCTCGCCATAATAAAAAAGGAATCGCTCAGAATGAAGAAAATAATATTGAGCCTGCTGTCATTGAGCCGTGAAAAAAAGATGCCGAATAAAAACTTTTACAATATTGAAGAAATCATTGATGAAGCGATCGGCCTTGCCAATATTAAAGCAGAGGGGATCTTTATGAAAAGGGAGAAAGGCCAATTGTCCAATATCAATATAGACCGCGAAGAGGTTTTGGGAGCGCTCTTAAACATTATTATAAACGGTATTTATGCCATGAAAGACATTAAAAAAAGAACATTTAAAATAACTACGATATTTGATAAAAAGCGGAATGAGATAGCTATAGACATAGAAGACAATGGCGAGGGGATAGACGAGACGGTCATAAAAAAAATATTTGATCCATTCTTTACGACAAAACCGGTGAATGTCGGAACTGGCCTGGGCCTTTCAGAAGTATATGGCGTTATGCAGAAACACGGAGGAAGTGTGGAAGTCAAGAGTGCCAAAGGGAAAGGAACCAGTATTGTACTCAGGTTTCCTTGTAAAGAAAAACTAAGAGGACTCAATCAATCTCCCTGCATATATAGAATGCTGGTGATTGACGACGACATACAATTACTGAGCTTCGTACGGAAAGCGCTGGAAATGACAGGGAGATACGAAGTATTTACCGCCGGCGATGGTTTTTCCGGCGCAAAGATTTTACACTCAAACAATTTTGATGTTATTGTCCTGGATATAAGGCTCCCCGGCCACGACGGTTACAATCTGTGCGCAGAAATCAAAAGCTATGATGCCGCGATAAAAATCCTCGCCATTACAGGTGATGGCCGTGAGGGTGTCAGAGAGAAGATACTTGCCGCCGGTGCTGATGGATTTTTGCAAAAGCCGTTTAAGGGAGAAGAACTGGAAAAAGAAATCAACAGTGTATTAAATAACATAAGTGTAAATGGAGGATTAAAATAA
- a CDS encoding response regulator, with product VTGYNTEDIKDKIIKCGADAFLSKPFEMKELMAKIDELLGKNREKEENRRP from the coding sequence GGTTACCGGGTACAATACCGAGGACATTAAAGACAAAATCATAAAATGCGGAGCTGACGCGTTCCTGAGTAAACCTTTTGAGATGAAAGAACTGATGGCTAAAATTGATGAATTGCTGGGGAAGAATCGGGAAAAGGAAGAAAACAGGAGGCCGTGA